One stretch of Sander lucioperca isolate FBNREF2018 chromosome 13, SLUC_FBN_1.2, whole genome shotgun sequence DNA includes these proteins:
- the LOC116058155 gene encoding uncharacterized protein LOC116058155 isoform X2 has product MAHCTCMAGLGEVCSHAAALMFSLLAGVEHREGQACTDKACAWEEPKQKLVKYDELSNIFQNKEKDKKQDKHHHMKASTDELKLFFEQLHHSENQEAIPKKSAILSVVEGHSIRYMPKTVQLDMPPPLPTLYSSTRLEFDLPALLEEAARIFEELHLTPEQMGSAK; this is encoded by the exons ATGGCACACTGCACTTGTATGGCAGGGCTGGGAGAGGTGTGCTCCCACGCCGCAGCACTAATGTTCTCACTCCTAGCTGGTGTTgagcacagagagggacaggcaTGCACAGACAAAGCATGTGCATGGGAAGAGCCAAAGCAAAAACTCGTGAAATATGATGAGCTATCAAACATCTTTCAAAATAAGGAGAAAGATAAAAAACAAGACAAGCACCATCACATGAAAGCATCCACTGATGAGCTCAAGCTGTTTTTTGAACAGCTCCACCACAGTGAAAACCAGGAGGCCATCCCTAAGAAAAGTGCCATTTTGTCAGTTGTTGAAGGCCATTCTATCAGATACATGCCCAAGACTGTACAGTTGGACATGCCACCACCTCTTCCTACGCTGTACTCAAGCACCAGGCTTGAATTTGATTTGCCCGCACTGCTGGAGGAGGCTGCTAGGATTTTTGAGGAGCTGCATCTCACTCCTGAGCAG ATGGGGTCTGCAAAATGA
- the LOC116058155 gene encoding uncharacterized protein LOC116058155 isoform X1 has translation MLFFVITITTLLMIQLFLECLLVEEKTREQRKSRVWFDQRAGRVTASAFHEAVRTKNSSSLIKRVCYPQSFRFSTAATRWGLQNEDTARESYLKTMRDLHVNFSITASGLIINPDLPWLGASPDGVVTCDCHGSGVLEIKCPFNANGRALKECVSDPHFCLTVTAEGMTLKQDHSYMYQLQAQMLVAEVMYGDFVVWTPQEVFMQRVQFDQYFFDEAYTRMEEFIRKGVLPELLGKWFTVPHLSSSANLEKAPEGCYCGNPVDDTDILSCTSEQCKQKRFHKSCLKLSRVPKSWKCVECKKQTNKI, from the exons atgcttttttttgtaattaccaTTACAACCCTTTTGATGATTCAGCTATTTTTGGAGTGTTTGTTAGTTGAGGAGAAGACAAGAGAGCAGAGAAAGTCCAGGGTATGGTTTGATCAGAGAGCAGGGAGAGTTACCGCATCAGCATTTCATGAGGCAGTCAGGACAAAGAATTCTTCATCGCTGATAAAGAGAGTTTGCTATCCCCAGTCTTTTCGCTTTTCAACAGCAGCAACCAG ATGGGGTCTGCAAAATGAAGACACTGCCAGGGAGTCGTACCTGAAGACCATGCGAGATCTCCATGTGAACTTCAGCATTACAGCATCAGGGCTCATTATCAACCCGGACCTACCATGGCTAGGAGCATCGCCAGATGGTGTGGTGACCTGTGATTGCCATGGAAGTGGTGTGCTTGAAATAAAATGTCCTTTTAATGCTAATGGCCGTGCTCTCAAGGAATGTGTCAGTGACCCACATTTCTGCCTTACTGTGACTGCGGAAGGTATGACCCTCAAGCAAGATCATAGTTACATGTACCAACTGCAGGCCCAAATGCTTGTAGCTGAGGTAATGTATGGAGATTTTGTTGTGTGGACACCACAAGAAGTTTTTATGCAACGAGTCCAATTTGATCAATACTTTTTTGATGAGGCCTACACTAGGATGGAAGAATTCATTAGAAAAGGGGTACTGCCTGAGCTGTTGGGTAAATGGTTTACTGTGCCACACCTCTCCTCAAGTGCTAACCTTGAGAAGGCACCTGAGGGATGTTACTGTGGAAACCCTGTTGATGACACAGACATCCTTTCTTGCACATCTGAGCAATGCAAACAAAAGCGCTTCCACAAGTCATGTCTGAAGCTGAGCAGGGTGCCAAAGAGTTGGAAGTGTGTAGAATgcaaaaagcaaacaaacaagatatga
- the LOC116058154 gene encoding collagenase 3-like, protein MRSCSLCIILSLAVAVYCVPVSQVTEQDEHDAESYLKRFFNLTEEKGQTRRRREISEVSRKLSEMQRFFGLHITGTLDADTMTMMKKPRCGVPDTNIASFSTFGKNLKWEKNSLTYRIENYTPDMSVSEVDDSIEKALQVWAKVTPLRFTRIYSGTADIMISFSRQAHGDFYPFDGPDGTLAHAFAPGPNIGGDAHFDDDESFTFRSNTGYVLFLVAAHEFGHSLGLSHSVDPGALMYPVYSYNNPDTFVLPRDDVNGIQSLYGPNPDKPEPPTTPDACDSTLVLDAVATLRGEMLFFKDNIFWRSYPQSNTPQQTLITNFWPEAPTNIDAAYESQQSGRVLLFKDRRVWAFSDNDLVRGYPKPISSFGLPKRLKKIDAALYDVESAKTLFFVGSSYYSYDEAKKTMDQGFPKRVDQTFSGLTSKVTAALQYRGFTYIYSGPYMFEYSLRTGRLFRVLRNNYFLRCTNF, encoded by the exons ATGAGGTCTTGCAGTCTGTGCATCATCCTGAGCCTGGCGGTGGCAGTTTACTGCGTGCCTGTATCACAAGTCACTGAGCAAGATGAACATGATGCAGAG AGCTACCTGAAAAGATTCTTCAACCTAACAGAGGAGAAAGGTCAAACTAGACGCAGACGGGAGATCAGCGAGGTGAGCAGGAAGCTGAGTGAGATGCAGAGATTCTTTGGCCTCCACATCACCGGGACGCTGGATGCTGACACCATGACGATGATGAAGAAGCCCCGCTGTGGCGTCCCAGACACCAACATTGCCAGTTTCTCCACGTTTGGAAAAAACCTTAAGTGGGAGAAAAACAGCCTTACCTACAG GATAGAGAACTACACACCTGACATGTCTGTGTCAGAGGTAGACGACTCCATAGAGAAAGCGCTGCAGGTTTGGGCCAAAGTCACTCCTCTGAGATTCACAAGAATCTACAGTGGCACCGCTGACATCATGATCTCTTTTAGCCGCCAAG CACATGGTGATTTTTACCCCTTTGATGGCCCTGATGGCACTCTTGCCCATGCCTTCGCCCCAGGCCCTAACATTGGAGGAGACGCTCATTTTGATGATGATGAGTCCTTCACTTTCCGCTCAAATACCG GCTACGTCCTCTTCCTGGTGGCTGCCCATGAGTTTGGCCACTCCCTGGGCTTGTCTCACTCTGTTGATCCTGGTGCTCTCATGTACCCTGTGTACTCATACAATAATCCAGACACCTTTGTTCTTCCCCGGGATGATGTCAACGGGATCCAGTCTCTCTATG GTCCAAACCCTGATAAACCTGAGCCCCCCACCACCCCTGATGCCTGTGATTCAACCCTGGTCCTGGATGCTGTCGCCACCCTGCGAGGAGAGATGCTCTTCTTCAAGGACAA CATCTTCTGGCGGAGCTACCCTCAGAGCAATACACCTCAGCAAACTCTCATCACAAACTTCTGGCCCGAAGCCCCCACCAACATCGACGCTGCTTATGAAAGCCAACAGTCAGGCAGAGTCCTTCTCTTTAAAG ATCGGAGAGTGTGGGCTTTCAGTGACAATGATCTTGTGAGAGGCTATCCTAAACCAATTTCCAGTTTTGGTCTGCCCAAAAGACTGAAGAAAATCGATGCGGCCCTCTATGACGTGGAATCTGCCAAGACTCTGTTCTTTGTAGGCAGCTCTTACTACAG TTATGATGAGGCCAAGAAGACCATGGACCAGGGATTCCCCAAGCGAGTGGATCAGACATTCTCCGGCCTGACCAGCAAGGTGACTGCAGCTCTCCAGTACAGAG GTTTTACTTACATCTACAGCGGTCCGTACATGTTTGAGTACAGCCTGAGGACCGGGAGGTTGTTCCGTGTGCTGAGGAACAACTACTTCCTGCGCTGCACTAACTTCTAG
- the LOC116058153 gene encoding collagenase 3-like encodes MRSCSLCIILSLAVAVYCVPVSQVTEQDEHDAESYLKRFFNLTEQEGPSGRRGISAVSRKLSEMQRFFGLHITGTLDADTMTMMKKPRCGVPDTNIARFSTFGKNLKWEKNSLTYRIENYTPDMSVSEVDDSIEKALQVWAKVTPLRFTRIYSGTADIMISFGRQAHGDNYPFDGPDGTLAHAFAPGLGIGGDAHFDDDENFTFRSNRGYVLFIVAAHEFGHSLGLSHSDDPGALMYPVYSYRNPDTFVLPRDDVNGIQSLYGRNSVKDPSVDKPQPPTTPDACDSTMVLDAVTTLRGEMLFFKDSFFWRSYPQSNTPQQSLITNFWPEAPTNIDAAYESQQSGRVLLFKDRKVWAFAGYELVRGYPKKLSSFGLPRSVKKIDAALYDVESGKTLFFVGSSYYSYDETRKTMDQGVPKQVDQTFSALTSKVTAALQYRGFTYIYSGPYMFEYSLRTGRLFRVLRNSYFLRCTNF; translated from the exons ATGAGGTCTTGCAGTCTGTGCATCATCCTGAGCCTGGCGGTGGCAGTTTACTGCGTGCCTGTATCACAAGTCACTGAGCAAGATGAACATGATGCAGAG AGCTACCTGAAAAGATTCTTCAACCTAACAGAGCAAGAAGGTCCATCTGGCAGACGGGGGATCAGCGCGGTGAGCAGGAAGCTGAGTGAGATGCAGAGATTCTTTGGCCTCCACATCACCGGGACGCTGGATGCTGACACCATGACGATGATGAAGAAGCCCCGCTGTGGCGTCCCAGACACCAACATTGCCCGTTTCTCCACGTTTGGAAAAAACCTTAAGTGGGAGAAAAACAGCCTTACCTACAG GATAGAGAACTACACACCTGACATGTCTGTGTCAGAGGTAGATGACTCCATAGAGAAAGCGCTGCAGGTTTGGGCCAAAGTCACTCCTCTGAGATTCACAAGAATCTACAGTGGCACCGCTGACATCATGATCTCCTTTGGCCGCCAAG CACATGGTGATAATTACCCCTTTGATGGCCCTGATGGCACTCTTGCCCATGCCTTCGCCCCAGGCCTTGGCATTGGAGGAGACGCTCATTTCGATGACGATGAGAACTTCACTTTCCGCTCCAACAGAG GCTACGTCCTCTTCATTGTGGCTGCCCATGAGTTTGGCCACTCCCTGGGCTTGTCTCACTCTGATGATCCTGGTGCTCTCATGTACCCTGTGTACTCATACAGAAACCCAGACACCTTTGTTCTGCCCCGGGATGATGTCAACGGCATCCAGTCTCTCTATG GTAGAAACTCTGTTAAGGATCCCTCTGTAGATAAACCTCAGCCCCCCACCACCCCTGATGCCTGTGATTCAACCATGGTCTTGGATGCTGTCACCACCCTGCGAGGAGAGATGCTCTTCTTCAAGGACAG CTTCTTCTGGCGGAGCTACCCTCAGAGCAATACACCTCAGCAAAGTCTCATCACAAACTTCTGGCCCGAAGCCCCCACCAACATCGACGCTGCTTATGAAAGCCAACAGTCAGGCAGAGTCCTTCTCTTTAAAG ATCGTAAAGTGTGGGCCTTCGCTGGCTATGAGCTTGTGCGTGGCTATCCCAAAAAACTTTCCAGTTTTGGTCTACCCAGAAGTGTGAAGAAAATCGATGCGGCCCTCTATGACGTTGAATCCGGCAAGACTCTGTTCTTTGTAGGCAGCTCTTACTACAG TTATGATGAGACCAGAAAGACCATGGACCAGGGAGTCCCCAAGCAGGTGGATCAGACATTCTCCGCCCTGACCAGCAAGGTGACTGCAGCTCTCCAGTACAGAG GTTTTACTTACATCTACAGCGGACCGTACATGTTTGAGTACAGCCTGAGGACCGGGAGGTTGTTCCGTGTGCTGAGGAACAGCTACTTCCTGCGCTGCACTAACTTCTAG
- the mmp30 gene encoding matrix metallopeptidase 30 — MEGALAVKAVTMLVIVALCGAAPTTSPRQEELSEAQVYLSQFFSDVGVSAPNSVWRSSLDSFEGTLRKMQEYFGLEVSGQLDASTLEVMARPRCGFTDVSAYGHFDGQPKWNKAVVTYRIIDYTPDLSQRDVDATIAKALKLYSDVIPLNFKQIHSGTADIMITFKARDHGDFSPFDGLKGVLAHAFSPGEGIGGDTHFDEDENWTLTSAGTNLFLVAAHEFGHALGLAHSKVQTALLYPTYQYVNTVGYVLPDDDRQGVQAIYGVRATSAQPTTKPAPNPQPNIPLPNPQPNRPVPKPQPRPEPNPKPTSEPTPDRCNRNLVFDAATFIQSSLYFFKDGHFWMRSSSWGGIRMKKIQSVWPGISKVDAAYENTKSNTVIFFEGNHYWGIRGNTVLPGYPKPLSDFGFPPSVTKVDAAVHVSITSKTLLFVNDRYWSYNERMGRMDDGYPKFISVEFPGIGLRVDAAFENKGYLYFSYGSSQTEYHYARRRVIRNLLNYGWMVCN, encoded by the exons ATGGAAGGTGCACTGGCTGTTAAAGCGGTGACAATGCTTGTGATTGTAGCACTCTGTGGAGCTGCGCCCACCACTTCACCCAGGCAAGAAGAGCTCTCTGAAGCCCAG GTCTATCTGTCTCAGTTTTTCTCTGATGTGGGTGTCAGTGCCCCCAACAGTGTGTGGCGCAGCTCTCTAGATTCCTTCGAAGGCACTCTCAGAAAAATGCAGGAGTATTTTGGCCTAGAGGTGTCGGGGCAGTTGGACGCCAGCACCCTGGAAGTGATGGCTCGCCCCCGCTGTGGTTTCACAGATGTGAGCGCATATGGCCACTTTGACGGTCAGCCAAAGTGGAACAAGGCTGTGGTTACATACAG GATAATTGACTACACACCAGACCTGAGTCAAAGGGATGTGGATGCCACCATAGCCAAGGCTCTGAAACTCTACAGTGACGTCATTCCACTGAATTTTAAGCAAATCCACAGCGGCACAGCTGACATCATGATCACGTTCAAGGCTCGAG ACCATGGAGATTTTTCTCCATTCGATGGGCTGAAGGGGGTCTTGGCCCATGCATTCTCCCCTGGAGAGGGCATTGGTGGTGACACCCATTTTGATGAAGATGAAAACTGGACTCTAACTTCAGCAG GAACCAACCTGTTCTTGGTGGCAGCCCATGAGTTTGGTCATGCACTGGGGTTAGCCCACTCTAAGGTCCAGACAGCCCTGTTGTATCCCACCTACCAGTATGTGAACACAGTGGGCTACGTGCTACCAGATGATGACAGACAGGGAGTACAGGCTATCTACG GAGTCAGAGCAACATCAGCTCAACCAACGACTAAACCTGCCCCAAATCCACAGCCGAACATACCTCTGCCAAATCCACAGCCTAACAGACCTGTGCCAAAACCCCAACCTAGACCTGAACCAAATCCTAAACCCACATCAGAACCTACTCCAGATAGGTGCAACAGGAACCTGGTTTTTGATGCTGCAACCTTCATTCAGAGTAGTCTCTACTTCTTCAAGGATGG ACATTTCTGGATGAGAAGCAGCTCCTGGGGCGGCATCAGAATGAAGAAAATACAGTCTGTCTGGCCTGGAATCAGCAAAGTTGATGCTGCTTATGAGAATACGAAAAGCAATACTGTAATTTTCTTTGAAG GGAATCATTATTGGGGCATCAGAGGAAACACTGTCCTACCTGGTTATCCCAAACCTCTCAGCGACTTTGGCTTCCCTCCATCTGTCACCAAGGTAGATGCTGCCGTCCATGTGTCAATCACAAGCAAAACCCTCCTCTTTGTGAATGACAGATACTGGAG CTACAATGAAAGGATGGGCAGAATGGATGATGGGTACCCAAAATTCATTAGCGTAGAGTTCCCTGGGATCGGCTTAAGAGTGGATGCTGCTTTTGAGAACAAAG GTTACCTGTACTTTTCATATGGATCCAGCCAGACTGAGTACCACTATGCA